The following proteins are co-located in the Candidatus Phytoplasma asteris genome:
- the ruvX gene encoding Holliday junction resolvase RuvX, with the protein MLKCQNNASLGLDLGEKTLGIALSQTGIIAQNLKTIFFATHKYDRLIAPLQEIIFQYQIKTIVLGYPKHMNNDIGIKAKISSDFKKTLENKFEQVKVILWDERLSTVQAIQMLKTNNKKKGKILQMKDEIAATIILQNYLDYIKLHTNKEH; encoded by the coding sequence ATGTTAAAATGCCAAAATAATGCATCTTTGGGGTTGGATTTAGGTGAAAAAACTTTAGGAATTGCTTTATCACAAACAGGAATTATTGCCCAAAACCTCAAAACTATTTTTTTTGCCACCCACAAATACGATCGATTGATTGCACCTTTACAAGAAATCATTTTTCAATATCAAATTAAAACAATTGTTTTGGGATACCCCAAACACATGAACAACGACATAGGAATTAAAGCCAAAATAAGTAGTGATTTTAAAAAAACGCTAGAAAACAAGTTTGAGCAAGTAAAAGTAATTTTATGGGATGAACGTTTATCTACCGTACAAGCAATCCAAATGTTAAAAACCAATAACAAAAAAAAGGGCAAAATTTTACAAATGAAAGACGAAATTGCAGCAACCATCATTTTACAAAATTATCTCGATTATATCAAATTACACACAAACAAAGAGCATTGA
- the alaS gene encoding alanine--tRNA ligase: protein MTSFEIRQMWLKFFASKNHHIAKSSSLIPRNEANLLWVNAGITPLKKYFDGTQTPPFRRITNVQKCIRTNDIKNVGKTSRHHTFFEMLGNFSIGNYFKKEAIHYAFELLTSPKWFAFPLEKLYITYFFQDQDTYQYWLDLGVEKNHLIPLKSNFWQIGPGPSGPCTEIFFDRGKTFDPRNKELIIQDLENDRFIEIWNIVFSQYNCDPKLPIEKYQELPSKNIDTGAGLERLACILQNTKTNFETDLFFPLIKALEKMTQIKYTGQESFKIIADHLKTLVFAINDGAVLTNEKRGYVLKKLLRRAANEGKKLGLDKPFLHQLVPPTVAMMKDFYKELCTNQEIIAKVLLQQENIFEQTLKTAEKTFLQHLTQNTLSGQNFFKLYDTYGIPEDLILDYAKKKNITTDYQKFQELLHDHQNLSKQNQTSQIHMNKQEEAFLQFLTPSEFIGYTNFTCKTKVIKVFDKGIVLEKTPFYANMGGQIEDEGWIDNTKVTKITKLPNGQILHEVQGNFCEGQEVYACIEKTKRNQISYHHTATHLLEAVLQKQLGSHLKKQGSSVGFSSLRYDFNHFEKITPQTLLQIEKEVNQLIQKSVPVKIEQLSIPDAQKKYATLLEQNQKAKYKDKVRIVSIDNFSVDLCGGTHATNTKDLEHFTILSCESISSGIYRIEAVCNNNCQESLNAKLVPYQNDLHQLTQKAKSLQTQNLIFDVKNFPPITQSYQDILNYQKHIKAQQQALVLFEKKVLEYHQKNMVQAESNFLPPQITKKMMLTIEEEKPLEVLKFFMNHIFDKYHLEVLFLSYVQPEKIVFLCKSKTLHAGNLIKEAVSLVCGSGGGNASLAQGGTKKTKNLEQVINFVKTKLEIN, encoded by the coding sequence ATGACATCTTTTGAAATTAGACAAATGTGGCTCAAATTTTTTGCAAGCAAAAACCATCACATCGCAAAATCATCTTCTTTGATACCACGAAACGAAGCTAACTTATTATGGGTTAATGCAGGCATTACCCCTTTAAAAAAATATTTTGATGGCACACAAACACCTCCTTTTAGACGCATTACTAACGTGCAAAAATGTATTCGTACCAACGACATCAAAAACGTAGGAAAAACCTCGCGCCATCATACTTTTTTTGAAATGTTAGGCAATTTTTCTATCGGAAATTATTTTAAAAAAGAAGCTATCCACTACGCCTTTGAGTTGTTAACTTCGCCTAAATGGTTTGCTTTTCCCTTAGAAAAACTCTACATCACTTATTTTTTTCAAGACCAAGATACTTATCAATATTGGCTTGACTTAGGAGTAGAAAAAAACCACCTTATTCCTTTAAAGAGCAATTTTTGGCAAATAGGTCCTGGTCCTTCTGGTCCTTGCACCGAGATTTTTTTTGACAGAGGAAAAACTTTTGACCCTCGCAACAAAGAACTAATTATCCAAGATTTAGAAAACGACCGCTTTATCGAAATTTGGAATATTGTTTTTTCTCAATATAATTGCGACCCTAAATTACCTATCGAAAAATATCAAGAACTACCAAGCAAAAACATTGATACTGGGGCTGGTTTAGAACGTTTAGCCTGTATTTTGCAAAACACCAAAACCAATTTTGAAACAGACCTTTTCTTTCCTTTAATAAAAGCTTTGGAAAAAATGACACAAATCAAATACACAGGACAAGAAAGTTTTAAAATTATTGCAGATCACTTAAAAACTTTGGTTTTTGCAATCAATGACGGAGCAGTCCTCACTAACGAAAAAAGGGGCTATGTCTTAAAAAAATTATTACGAAGAGCTGCTAACGAAGGCAAAAAACTAGGTTTAGACAAACCTTTTTTACATCAATTAGTGCCTCCAACAGTTGCAATGATGAAAGATTTTTACAAAGAACTATGCACCAACCAAGAAATTATTGCCAAAGTGCTATTGCAACAAGAAAATATTTTTGAACAAACTCTCAAAACTGCCGAAAAAACTTTTTTACAACATCTCACCCAAAACACTTTATCAGGACAAAACTTTTTCAAATTATACGACACTTACGGCATTCCTGAAGATTTAATTTTGGATTATGCTAAAAAGAAAAACATTACAACAGACTACCAAAAATTCCAAGAATTACTCCACGACCACCAAAATTTAAGTAAACAAAATCAAACATCGCAAATACACATGAATAAACAAGAAGAAGCATTTCTCCAATTTTTAACTCCCAGCGAATTTATAGGTTATACAAATTTTACTTGCAAAACCAAAGTAATCAAAGTTTTTGACAAAGGAATAGTGCTTGAAAAAACACCTTTTTATGCTAATATGGGAGGACAAATAGAAGATGAAGGTTGGATTGACAACACCAAAGTTACCAAAATAACTAAACTACCAAACGGACAAATTTTGCACGAAGTTCAAGGAAACTTTTGCGAAGGTCAAGAAGTTTATGCCTGCATTGAAAAGACTAAACGCAATCAAATTTCTTATCATCACACAGCAACACATCTTTTAGAAGCAGTTTTGCAAAAACAATTAGGCAGCCACCTCAAAAAACAAGGTTCATCAGTGGGATTTAGCTCTTTACGTTATGATTTTAATCATTTTGAAAAAATTACTCCCCAAACTTTATTACAAATAGAAAAAGAAGTAAACCAACTAATTCAAAAAAGTGTTCCAGTCAAAATTGAACAACTTTCAATCCCAGACGCCCAAAAAAAATACGCCACTCTTCTAGAACAAAATCAAAAAGCCAAATACAAAGACAAAGTAAGAATCGTAAGTATTGATAATTTTTCAGTGGATTTATGCGGAGGAACACATGCCACAAATACTAAAGATTTAGAACATTTTACTATTTTGTCATGCGAAAGCATTAGCTCTGGTATCTACCGCATTGAGGCAGTTTGTAATAACAATTGCCAAGAAAGTCTCAACGCCAAATTAGTTCCTTACCAAAACGACTTGCACCAACTAACCCAAAAAGCAAAATCCTTACAAACGCAAAACCTCATTTTTGATGTTAAAAATTTTCCTCCAATAACCCAAAGTTATCAAGATATTCTCAATTATCAAAAACATATCAAAGCACAACAACAAGCCTTAGTTCTTTTTGAAAAAAAAGTTTTAGAATATCATCAAAAAAATATGGTACAAGCAGAATCTAATTTTTTACCACCACAAATTACCAAAAAAATGATGTTAACCATTGAAGAAGAAAAACCTTTAGAAGTTCTCAAATTTTTTATGAATCATATTTTTGATAAATACCATTTAGAAGTTTTATTTTTATCTTATGTGCAACCTGAAAAAATTGTTTTTTTATGCAAAAGCAAAACTCTACATGCAGGTAATTTGATTAAAGAAGCTGTATCCTTGGTTTGTGGTTCTGGTGGTGGCAATGCTAGTTTAGCTCAAGGGGGCACCAAAAAAACTAAAAATTTAGAACAAGTAATTAATTTTGTAAAAACCAAATTAGAAATAAATTAA
- a CDS encoding methyltransferase domain-containing protein, which produces MQTHLDSFAYCKNIFHYTRQSIFLILVVAIIALTKYRTTKFYQILSFVALVNILIISLVFCDFIEDHKQHFISANWQMQLIPYYLQYVFAPLIYCFYVWKRPITFLGWKKVWIVFVHPFCYFLLSAIIFGFKADLKSHFINPYYQNNLTVAYFKLFVSFLLLAMGLIGVQKIKIHPFYKGALLVLGAFLICVIPRETSDWNHAKELVFYPQQMGSSLFPESQDIAKQLSNLVLEFEGKQDTGLKTGEKILELGAGSGNVTKYLVQKFGAQNVIALEYDKELCNVLRNKFPGLTVIEGDACNFIELLKKQIDETQIKQIKGIVSTLPLSIFSQEQLQELNKNLATVIKQNKIRFVEYRFLLFLREKHIIGDGVEEIQDTKNQIFVSSAILPTKVFIFAAIDVTK; this is translated from the coding sequence TTGCAAACGCATCTAGACTCATTTGCTTATTGTAAAAATATTTTTCATTATACAAGACAAAGTATTTTTTTAATTTTGGTAGTTGCAATAATTGCTTTAACTAAATATAGAACTACTAAATTTTATCAAATATTAAGTTTTGTTGCTTTGGTAAATATTTTAATTATAAGTTTGGTTTTTTGTGATTTTATTGAAGACCACAAACAGCATTTTATTTCTGCAAATTGGCAAATGCAGCTAATTCCTTATTATTTGCAATATGTTTTTGCCCCTTTGATTTATTGTTTTTATGTGTGGAAACGACCAATTACTTTTTTGGGTTGGAAAAAAGTATGGATAGTTTTTGTTCATCCTTTTTGCTATTTTTTGTTATCTGCTATTATTTTTGGTTTTAAAGCGGATTTGAAATCGCATTTTATTAATCCTTATTACCAAAACAATTTAACAGTAGCTTATTTTAAACTTTTTGTCTCTTTTTTGCTTTTGGCAATGGGTTTAATCGGAGTGCAAAAAATAAAAATTCATCCTTTTTATAAAGGTGCACTTTTAGTGCTAGGAGCATTTTTGATTTGTGTTATTCCTAGGGAAACAAGTGATTGGAATCATGCCAAAGAATTGGTGTTTTACCCTCAACAAATGGGTTCTTCTCTTTTTCCTGAATCACAAGATATTGCTAAACAATTAAGTAATTTAGTGCTTGAATTTGAAGGAAAACAAGACACAGGTTTAAAAACAGGTGAAAAAATTTTGGAACTAGGAGCAGGCAGTGGTAATGTTACTAAATATTTAGTACAAAAGTTTGGAGCCCAAAATGTTATTGCTTTGGAATATGATAAAGAATTATGTAATGTTTTGAGAAATAAATTTCCAGGTTTAACAGTTATCGAAGGAGATGCTTGTAATTTTATTGAATTGTTAAAGAAGCAAATTGATGAAACTCAAATAAAACAAATAAAAGGGATAGTATCTACTTTGCCTTTGAGTATTTTTTCTCAAGAACAATTGCAAGAACTAAATAAAAACCTTGCCACAGTAATTAAACAAAATAAGATTAGGTTTGTTGAATATCGCTTTTTGCTATTTTTACGTGAAAAACACATTATTGGAGATGGTGTAGAAGAAATTCAAGATACTAAAAATCAAATTTTTGTTTCTAGTGCAATTTTACCAACCAAAGTTTTTATTTTTGCTGCTATTGATGTTACAAAATAA
- a CDS encoding AAA family ATPase, which produces MFFKLFNKNKIIICFILPLSLILLFLISLELSYFWIEKNQLKNASLINIYELFAKFKANEIKKIHYTYKSQYSIWNKEHYLIQAESFDNQKYYCKMAASNYDYLVYAFYSYKDVLVEVKENIQFNFLELYFKFISYLVSFIFGFYILIHLKQMLSNKINKFNTNIDSSKDKITFADVAGLEEEKKEIQELIDFLKHPQKYHKMGFEIPKGVLLEGPPGTGKTLLAKALANEVKIPFYAVSGSEFVEVYVGVGASRIRDLFQKAKRTTPCIIFIDEIDALGAKRKNNSIIESREHDQCLNQLLLEMDGFFKLSQIIIIAATNRIDMLDPALIRPGRFDRKIKINLPNLKAREAILKVHAKNKNISLDVDFYKLALITEGASGAQLAAILNEALILAIRNNKDQIDKHFLEQAIKRILN; this is translated from the coding sequence GTGTTTTTCAAACTTTTTAACAAAAACAAAATTATTATCTGCTTTATTTTGCCATTATCTTTAATTTTATTATTTTTAATTAGTCTAGAATTATCATATTTTTGGATAGAAAAAAATCAATTAAAAAACGCTTCTTTAATAAATATATACGAACTATTTGCAAAATTTAAAGCCAACGAAATTAAAAAAATTCATTATACTTATAAAAGCCAATACAGCATTTGGAACAAAGAACATTATTTAATCCAAGCAGAAAGTTTTGATAATCAAAAATATTATTGTAAAATGGCAGCCTCCAATTATGATTATTTAGTATATGCTTTTTATTCATATAAAGATGTTTTGGTAGAAGTCAAAGAAAATATCCAATTTAATTTTTTAGAATTATATTTCAAATTTATAAGTTATCTTGTTTCTTTTATTTTTGGATTTTATATTTTAATTCATCTTAAACAAATGTTATCAAACAAAATAAATAAATTTAATACAAACATTGATTCTTCCAAAGACAAAATAACTTTTGCAGATGTAGCAGGTCTTGAAGAAGAAAAAAAAGAAATCCAAGAATTAATAGATTTCTTAAAACATCCTCAAAAATATCATAAAATGGGCTTTGAAATTCCTAAAGGAGTATTATTAGAAGGACCTCCAGGAACAGGAAAAACCTTACTTGCAAAAGCATTAGCTAATGAGGTCAAAATTCCTTTTTATGCTGTTTCTGGTTCTGAATTTGTCGAAGTTTATGTAGGCGTTGGAGCTTCTAGAATAAGAGATTTATTTCAAAAAGCCAAAAGAACTACTCCTTGCATTATTTTTATTGATGAAATAGATGCTTTAGGAGCCAAAAGAAAAAACAACTCCATCATAGAATCACGAGAACACGACCAATGCCTAAACCAACTTTTATTAGAAATGGATGGTTTTTTTAAACTTTCACAAATCATCATTATTGCTGCTACTAATAGAATAGATATGCTAGATCCTGCTTTGATTCGTCCAGGTAGATTTGACCGTAAAATCAAAATTAATTTACCTAATCTAAAAGCTAGAGAAGCTATTCTAAAAGTTCATGCTAAAAATAAAAATATTTCTTTGGATGTTGATTTTTACAAATTAGCTTTAATTACTGAAGGTGCATCAGGTGCCCAACTTGCAGCCATTCTCAATGAGGCTTTAATTTTGGCTATCAGAAATAACAAAGACCAAATCGATAAACATTTTTTAGAACAAGCAATTAAACGCATATTAAATTAA
- a CDS encoding ECF transporter S component has translation MLNNQKNVLRKIIAISFLLFLAFGLELLSRYTINATIPCNYAFFRIELIFIILIGYLFGPKYGFWASLFYLLIHYVLEFSFMEVLLHHTHENHNHSHDHENEHASKALIFLYRFFLPYIVCSFSGLFYQKNLNHLTKKTPIIITLVLISVVQIISSILFINLLQENFAKKTFLKLFIPSPSYSWSLNLIYSFSSVIVSNTIIGALFYLINLRLKDNMEFLYGFSKEN, from the coding sequence ATGTTAAATAATCAAAAAAATGTTTTAAGAAAGATCATTGCCATTTCTTTCTTATTATTTTTGGCTTTTGGCTTGGAACTTCTTTCTCGTTATACTATTAATGCAACAATCCCTTGCAATTATGCTTTTTTTCGCATTGAATTAATTTTTATCATTTTAATAGGTTATCTTTTTGGACCTAAATACGGATTTTGGGCTAGTTTATTTTATCTTTTAATTCATTATGTTTTGGAATTTTCTTTTATGGAAGTGTTATTACACCATACACACGAAAATCATAATCACAGTCATGACCACGAAAACGAACATGCAAGCAAAGCCCTTATTTTCCTTTACAGATTTTTTCTTCCCTATATTGTCTGCTCTTTTTCGGGCTTATTTTATCAAAAAAACTTAAATCATCTCACCAAAAAAACACCTATTATAATAACTTTAGTATTAATTAGTGTAGTTCAAATTATTTCAAGCATTTTATTTATTAATTTATTACAAGAAAACTTTGCCAAAAAAACTTTTTTAAAGTTGTTCATCCCAAGTCCTTCTTATTCTTGGTCGCTTAATCTTATTTATAGTTTTTCATCAGTTATTGTAAGTAATACCATCATAGGAGCTTTATTTTATTTAATTAATTTACGTCTTAAAGATAATATGGAATTTTTATATGGTTTTTCCAAGGAAAATTAA
- a CDS encoding lipoate--protein ligase, which yields MILIQINRICDLKPYFYYALEQYALNHLLKQNPEKSFFFIWKIKGVVVGKNQIIENEVNLDYLKEHKIPLFRRPTGGGCVYNDPQTPLFSIIAKKEKNFSFKPFLAKIVVALQKLGLNVEFSGRNDILLEGKKISGNAFMQNQNGMVTHGTLLYNCDFQTMINTITPNDQKLISKGIASVRSRVTNLKGYLPDMSQEKLMQYLTEALTDQTYVLSDQEIKSIEKDSLQFASNEFLFLTQPHHTKILKKRFSWGGLEIFLDIRFGLIEKMTLIGDFFHKEDNLEQFSKLFEGITYQTEKIQEVLEKTNIGFYILDATNDDFLSLLKEGILEEKLKNLNY from the coding sequence ATGATTTTGATTCAAATTAATCGCATCTGCGACCTTAAACCTTATTTTTATTACGCCCTAGAACAATACGCCCTTAATCATTTATTAAAGCAAAACCCTGAAAAAAGCTTCTTTTTTATTTGGAAAATCAAAGGAGTTGTAGTTGGGAAAAATCAAATAATTGAAAACGAAGTTAATTTAGATTACCTCAAAGAACATAAAATTCCTTTATTTAGAAGACCTACTGGCGGAGGATGTGTTTATAATGATCCTCAAACTCCTCTTTTTAGCATTATTGCCAAAAAAGAAAAAAATTTCAGTTTTAAACCTTTTTTAGCTAAAATTGTCGTTGCATTACAAAAATTAGGACTTAATGTTGAATTTAGTGGCAGAAACGACATTTTACTAGAAGGCAAAAAAATTTCTGGAAATGCCTTTATGCAAAACCAAAATGGCATGGTAACTCATGGAACACTTCTTTATAATTGCGATTTTCAAACTATGATAAACACAATTACTCCAAACGACCAAAAATTAATTTCTAAAGGAATTGCAAGTGTGCGTTCCCGAGTAACTAACCTCAAAGGCTATCTTCCAGATATGTCACAAGAAAAGTTAATGCAGTATTTAACTGAGGCTTTAACTGACCAAACTTATGTACTTAGTGACCAAGAAATAAAATCAATAGAAAAAGATTCTCTCCAATTTGCTTCCAATGAATTTTTATTCTTAACCCAACCCCATCACACCAAAATACTTAAAAAACGTTTTTCTTGGGGAGGATTAGAAATTTTTTTAGATATTAGATTTGGTTTAATTGAAAAAATGACTTTGATTGGAGATTTTTTTCACAAAGAAGATAATTTAGAACAATTTAGCAAACTTTTTGAAGGAATAACTTATCAAACTGAAAAAATACAAGAAGTTTTGGAAAAAACAAACATCGGTTTTTATATTTTGGATGCTACTAATGATGATTTTTTAAGCTTACTTAAAGAAGGTATTTTAGAAGAAAAACTTAAAAATTTAAATTATTAG
- a CDS encoding replication-associated recombination protein A — translation MFKKPLAFALRPSTITDIIGQSHLINDQNGIISRMLKNNYASSLIFYGVPGIGKSSLAQVLANDLQIKYDIFNAAIDKKSKLEKIIQQALNFKKFILIIEEIHRMNKDRQDILLQYLENGHLIMFACTTENPYFVINPSIRSRVNIIKLERITTEEMLTGLNKLIVNKKLPLNILQDALLLICQLSSGDLRIAINMLELCLHLYPGEEITKKIIKKISSSANLINFKDNDEHHNLKSALQKSIRGSDVDAALHYFARLLASGDHEALIRRMLITAYEDIGLANPMIIIHVKTAIDAFRQIGLPEGRIPLGLAIIEMCLSEKSNSAYLATNKAYEDVLQGNVFNIPKHLQDTSYNSASKLGIGFDYKYPHNFPNNYVNQQYLPQEIKELIYYIPKLHSEYEKKINKIHEKFKQNI, via the coding sequence ATGTTCAAAAAACCATTAGCATTTGCTTTGCGTCCGTCAACAATAACTGATATCATTGGACAAAGTCATCTTATTAATGATCAAAATGGTATTATTTCGAGAATGTTAAAAAATAATTACGCTAGTTCTTTAATTTTTTATGGTGTTCCAGGTATTGGAAAAAGTAGCCTTGCCCAGGTATTAGCTAATGATTTACAAATTAAGTATGATATTTTTAATGCTGCAATTGATAAAAAATCTAAGTTAGAAAAAATTATTCAACAAGCATTAAATTTTAAAAAATTTATTCTTATTATAGAAGAAATCCATAGAATGAATAAAGATCGTCAAGATATTTTATTGCAATACTTAGAAAACGGTCATTTAATTATGTTTGCTTGCACTACTGAAAACCCATATTTTGTAATTAATCCGAGTATTCGTTCAAGAGTTAACATCATTAAATTAGAAAGAATTACGACCGAAGAAATGTTAACAGGATTAAATAAGTTAATCGTTAATAAAAAACTACCATTAAATATTCTACAAGATGCTTTATTATTGATTTGTCAATTGTCTAGTGGGGATTTACGTATTGCCATTAATATGTTAGAATTGTGTTTACATTTATATCCTGGAGAAGAAATTACAAAAAAAATTATTAAAAAAATTTCTTCATCAGCTAATTTAATAAATTTTAAAGATAACGATGAGCATCACAATTTAAAGTCAGCATTACAAAAATCTATTAGAGGTAGTGATGTTGATGCAGCTTTACATTATTTTGCAAGATTATTAGCAAGTGGTGATCATGAAGCGTTAATAAGAAGAATGTTAATTACCGCTTATGAAGATATTGGATTAGCTAATCCAATGATTATTATACATGTAAAAACAGCGATTGATGCTTTTCGTCAAATTGGATTACCAGAAGGACGTATTCCTTTAGGATTGGCAATTATTGAAATGTGTTTAAGCGAAAAATCAAATAGTGCTTATTTAGCGACTAATAAAGCTTATGAAGATGTTCTGCAAGGTAATGTTTTTAATATACCAAAACATTTACAAGATACTAGTTATAATTCAGCAAGTAAATTAGGTATTGGTTTTGATTATAAATATCCTCATAATTTTCCAAATAATTATGTTAATCAACAATATTTACCACAAGAAATAAAAGAATTGATTTATTATATACCTAAATTACACAGCGAGTATGAAAAAAAAATTAATAAAATACATGAAAAATTTAAACAAAATATATAA
- a CDS encoding IS3 family transposase has product MKKIAKIIEKEKQKNKLLQTLMKKNQKTDKKTVFELVKQFNQKLNLTTILKTIKTKRSTYYYWLKVKNKIKAKKEKYLLQQNRIKALCLHQQYFYGHRKITDLYQKTFNENITKKKIYTIMKENGIFCRLRIKKNKYYYKNNLKAKLKVVDNLINQDFISTKPMKKLFTDITYFKTPQGFLYFSCIIDSFNNQIIASHTSKHQNKELVLNTIQKLPLLKEPCIIHSDQGTVYQSQKVQQTLIKKGFLISMSRKATPRDNAVIENFFGQMKTILQHQHPFLFQKSPEKVKKIINYFPKFWNNQWILAKLNYSSPSQYSQNLI; this is encoded by the coding sequence ATGAAAAAAATAGCTAAAATAATAGAAAAAGAGAAACAAAAAAATAAATTATTACAAACTCTAATGAAAAAAAACCAAAAAACTGATAAAAAAACTGTTTTCGAATTAGTTAAACAATTTAATCAAAAACTAAATTTAACAACCATTTTAAAAACTATCAAAACCAAAAGAAGCACTTATTATTATTGGTTGAAAGTCAAAAATAAAATAAAAGCCAAAAAAGAAAAATACTTATTACAACAAAATCGCATCAAAGCTTTGTGTTTACACCAACAATATTTTTACGGTCATCGTAAAATCACTGATTTATACCAAAAAACCTTTAACGAAAACATTACCAAGAAAAAAATTTATACTATTATGAAAGAAAACGGTATTTTTTGTCGTTTAAGAATTAAAAAAAATAAATATTATTATAAAAATAATTTAAAAGCTAAATTAAAAGTGGTAGACAATTTAATTAATCAAGACTTTATATCAACTAAACCCATGAAAAAACTATTTACCGACATAACTTATTTCAAAACTCCCCAAGGATTTTTATATTTTTCTTGTATTATTGATTCTTTCAACAACCAAATTATCGCTTCCCACACTTCCAAACATCAAAATAAAGAATTAGTTTTAAACACCATCCAAAAATTACCTCTATTAAAAGAACCTTGTATCATTCATTCCGACCAAGGCACAGTTTATCAATCACAAAAAGTCCAACAAACACTAATTAAAAAAGGTTTTTTAATCAGCATGTCGAGAAAAGCTACTCCACGTGATAACGCTGTAATTGAAAACTTTTTCGGCCAAATGAAAACTATCTTACAACATCAACATCCTTTTTTATTTCAAAAATCACCTGAAAAAGTTAAAAAAATAATCAATTATTTCCCTAAATTTTGGAACAATCAATGGATTTTAGCTAAATTAAATTATTCATCACCTTCTCAATATTCCCAAAATCTTATATAA
- a CDS encoding toprim domain-containing protein: MNYQEKIKHIQTNFPMTVLLKKLNIIPPNFNTKYRFPCPIHQGQNPTCCHLTSDNKIHCWKCCKDYDIIDVYMEIRGIKTFNNALEKINNFMKTQEFKILIEQQNLTPNISCEPFKYQFHHNKINNPIDEKEINATKTQLFKEISPLFNQIRDYYHYLLTTNRNNESHLGLEYLTQKRKLTLETIKEFKLGYAPLSDKPLSFRLVNYCKKQNIDTTKLIEYCFIKDKTNQQNKTYYHDTFHGSIIIPIENGYNKTFHFYQNNFREVSYFQPKYKSLNNFSQTPTFHFSYRFFEALPSIKQTKTIIIHEGFFDVISCWQNGIKNVVGLICVTQLLSKSQIEILKKEKIKVIIALDNDETGQKRSEALGEQLKEENIIYEIRRILPPYDKTCKDVDDLLRQFGKEAYQKCFLDPYITYEEAKNKIIVDLAIYFFGKDKVEIID; encoded by the coding sequence ATGAATTATCAAGAAAAAATAAAACACATCCAAACTAATTTCCCTATGACTGTTTTATTAAAAAAACTAAACATTATACCCCCAAACTTCAATACCAAATATCGTTTCCCTTGTCCCATCCATCAGGGACAAAACCCAACTTGTTGCCATTTAACTTCAGATAATAAAATTCATTGTTGGAAATGTTGTAAAGATTACGATATTATTGATGTTTATATGGAAATAAGAGGAATTAAAACCTTCAATAACGCTCTTGAAAAAATCAATAACTTTATGAAAACTCAAGAATTTAAAATCTTAATCGAGCAACAAAATTTAACCCCTAATATTTCTTGCGAACCTTTTAAATATCAATTCCACCACAATAAAATCAACAACCCAATTGATGAAAAAGAAATTAACGCTACAAAAACACAATTATTTAAAGAAATATCACCTTTATTTAACCAAATTAGAGATTATTATCATTATTTATTAACCACTAACCGAAATAATGAATCTCACCTAGGATTAGAATATTTAACCCAAAAAAGAAAATTAACTCTAGAAACTATTAAAGAATTTAAACTAGGTTATGCACCATTATCTGATAAACCTTTATCTTTTCGTTTAGTAAATTATTGTAAAAAGCAAAATATCGATACAACAAAATTAATCGAATATTGTTTTATCAAAGATAAAACCAATCAACAAAATAAAACATATTATCACGATACTTTTCATGGTTCCATCATTATCCCCATTGAAAACGGATATAATAAAACATTTCATTTTTATCAAAATAACTTTCGCGAAGTTTCTTATTTCCAACCTAAATATAAATCACTCAATAATTTTAGTCAAACACCTACTTTTCATTTCAGTTATCGTTTTTTTGAAGCGTTACCTTCTATTAAACAAACGAAAACCATCATTATTCATGAAGGTTTTTTCGATGTCATTAGTTGTTGGCAAAACGGGATTAAAAACGTTGTCGGTCTCATTTGTGTCACTCAACTACTTTCTAAATCACAAATAGAAATTCTTAAAAAAGAAAAAATCAAAGTCATTATCGCTTTAGATAACGATGAAACAGGTCAAAAACGCAGTGAAGCCTTAGGAGAACAACTTAAAGAAGAAAATATTATTTACGAAATTAGACGCATTTTACCACCTTATGATAAAACTTGTAAAGATGTTGATGATTTATTACGCCAATTCGGAAAAGAAGCATATCAAAAATGTTTTTTAGACCCATACATTACTTATGAAGAGGCCAAAAATAAAATCATAGTCGATTTAGCTATTTATTTTTTTGGAAAAGACAAAGTAGAAATAATTGATTAA